Proteins encoded together in one Hymenobacter monticola window:
- a CDS encoding S1C family serine protease: MQAKQMMLGLLGSAILGGGVAVGGYKLLEPAQVAPQAVAANPQVRYTSEMRSTPYTVPEGLNFVAAAAAVTPAVVHVMTEYAAAPTDTRRQQMDPFLRQFFGDQFDQFQQQPQGGGQGSGSGVIIAANGYIVTNNHVIDKASKIEVVLDDKRKFDAELVGADPTTDLAVLKVKADNLPFVKYGNSDDVKVGQWVLAVGNPFNLNSTVTAGIISAKSRNIGILNRKDNMGLESFIQTDAVVNPGNSGGALVNLNGDLIGINSAIASHTGSYEGYSFAIPSALASKVVDDLLKYKVVQRALLGVQIQEVDAKLASEKKLNTLNGVYIQGLSENSAGAAAGLKTGDIITQINGVAVNTSSQLQEQVARFRPGDKIKVSYLRGGTPNTTEAVLRNTTGTTAVVREDAVASIKYEGATISAVPARELAKLGLEGGAKVSGIKGSALRETGMADGFIITRIERNPVTKPSDVKAYLEQGRNGSGVLVEGMYPDGRKAYYPIGAE; encoded by the coding sequence ATGCAAGCAAAACAAATGATGCTCGGCCTGCTCGGTTCCGCCATTTTGGGCGGCGGTGTGGCCGTGGGGGGGTACAAGCTGCTGGAGCCCGCCCAAGTGGCGCCCCAGGCTGTAGCCGCCAACCCCCAGGTGCGTTACACGTCCGAGATGCGGAGCACGCCCTACACCGTGCCCGAAGGCCTGAACTTCGTGGCCGCCGCCGCTGCCGTGACGCCGGCCGTGGTGCACGTGATGACCGAATACGCCGCCGCGCCCACCGACACGCGCCGGCAGCAGATGGACCCTTTCCTGCGCCAGTTCTTCGGCGACCAGTTTGACCAGTTTCAGCAGCAGCCCCAGGGTGGCGGCCAGGGCTCCGGCTCGGGCGTTATCATTGCCGCCAACGGCTATATCGTGACCAACAACCACGTCATCGACAAAGCTTCCAAGATTGAGGTAGTGCTCGATGACAAGCGCAAGTTCGACGCCGAGCTGGTGGGCGCCGACCCCACCACCGACCTGGCCGTGCTGAAGGTGAAAGCCGACAACCTGCCTTTCGTGAAGTACGGCAACTCCGACGACGTGAAGGTGGGCCAGTGGGTGCTGGCCGTGGGCAACCCATTCAACCTGAACTCGACTGTGACGGCCGGTATCATTTCGGCCAAGAGCCGCAACATCGGCATCCTGAACCGCAAGGACAACATGGGCCTGGAGTCGTTCATCCAGACCGATGCCGTGGTGAACCCCGGCAACTCGGGCGGTGCCCTGGTCAACCTCAACGGCGACCTTATCGGCATCAACTCGGCCATTGCCTCGCACACCGGCAGCTACGAAGGCTACTCCTTTGCCATTCCCAGCGCGCTGGCCAGCAAAGTGGTGGACGACCTGCTGAAATACAAAGTGGTGCAGCGCGCTTTACTCGGCGTGCAGATTCAGGAAGTTGACGCCAAATTGGCTTCCGAGAAGAAGCTGAACACCCTGAACGGCGTGTATATCCAGGGCCTGAGCGAAAACAGCGCTGGCGCCGCTGCCGGCCTGAAAACCGGCGACATCATCACCCAAATCAACGGGGTGGCCGTGAACACGTCATCGCAGTTGCAAGAGCAAGTGGCACGCTTCCGCCCCGGCGACAAGATTAAGGTGAGCTACCTGCGCGGCGGCACCCCCAATACCACCGAGGCGGTGCTGCGCAACACAACCGGCACCACCGCCGTGGTGCGCGAAGACGCCGTGGCGTCCATCAAGTACGAGGGCGCCACCATCTCGGCTGTGCCGGCCCGTGAGCTGGCCAAGCTGGGCCTGGAAGGCGGCGCCAAGGTGAGCGGCATCAAGGGCAGCGCGTTGCGCGAAACGGGCATGGCCGATGGCTTCATCATTACCCGCATTGAACGCAACCCGGTCACCAAGCCTTCCGACGTGAAAGCGTATCTGGAGCAGGGCCGCAACGGCTCGGGCGTGCTGGTAGAAGGCATGTACCCGGACGGCCGCAAGGCTTACTACCCCATCGGCGCTGAATAA
- a CDS encoding Hsp20/alpha crystallin family protein: MATLLYNTRPSLRPSRALSAMLADMLQAPQTNAAQPAPAFTPAADILETAEGFELHLALPGLKKEAVNIEFHDGQLVISGERANPAAAAKEAAATATEANAGDENKADENKPAVVAPEAPAAPKFRRLETNYGTFSRSFRLPDTVNVKAIGAELTDGILRVTLPFDTDKVTKQHIEIR; this comes from the coding sequence ATGGCAACCCTGCTGTATAACACCCGCCCTTCTCTCCGCCCCAGCCGTGCCCTGAGCGCCATGCTGGCCGACATGCTGCAAGCCCCGCAAACCAACGCGGCGCAGCCTGCCCCCGCCTTCACGCCGGCTGCCGACATCCTCGAAACCGCCGAAGGCTTTGAGCTGCACCTGGCCCTGCCCGGCCTGAAGAAGGAAGCGGTCAACATTGAATTCCACGACGGCCAGCTGGTGATTTCGGGCGAGCGCGCCAACCCGGCCGCCGCTGCCAAAGAAGCCGCCGCTACCGCCACCGAAGCCAACGCCGGCGATGAAAACAAAGCCGACGAGAACAAGCCCGCCGTGGTAGCCCCCGAGGCACCCGCCGCGCCCAAGTTCCGGCGCCTCGAAACCAACTATGGCACCTTCAGCCGCAGCTTCCGCCTGCCTGACACGGTGAACGTGAAGGCCATTGGCGCCGAGCTGACCGACGGCATCCTGCGCGTCACGCTGCCCTTCGACACCGACAAAGTGACCAAGCAGCACATTGAAATTCGCTAA